From one Musa acuminata AAA Group cultivar baxijiao chromosome BXJ2-6, Cavendish_Baxijiao_AAA, whole genome shotgun sequence genomic stretch:
- the LOC103988357 gene encoding ethylene-responsive transcription factor ERF017-like, with translation MEKEESSKEVAPRYKGVRLRKWGKWVAEVRYPNSRERLWLGSFPSPEMAAMAYDAAVYCLRGPGEALNFPDHPPNIPSAGRLSRYEIRQAAVGHAEEGAKRRAQQEEGAKLVDPGEGTSGPGTFQEPATETLPALYSSTMVSGAWSWDDDDDGDAWFPLWNF, from the coding sequence ATGGAGAAGGAGGAGAGTAGCAAGGAGGTGGCGCCGAGGTACAAGGGGGTACGGCTGAGGAAGTGGGGCAAATGGGTGGCGGAGGTGAGGTACCCCAACAGCCGGGAAAGGCTGTGGCTCGGCTCGTTCCCGTCGCCCGAGATGGCAGCGATGGCATACGATGCGGCCGTGTACTGCCTGCGTGGCCCCGGAGAGGCACTCAACTTCCCGGACCATCCGCCCAACATACCGTCCGCGGGCAGGCTGAGCCGGTACGAGATACGGCAGGCGGCGGTTGGGCACGCGGAGGAGGGGGCGAAGCGGAGAGCGCAGCAGGAGGAAGGTGCGAAGCTGGTGGATCCAGGAGAGGGTACCTCGGGGCCGGGGACGTTTCAGGAGCCAGCGACGGAGACGTTGCCGGCCCTCTACTCCTCCACAATGGTTAGCGGAGCCTGGTCCTGGGACGACGACGATGATGGCGATGCATGGTTTCCGCTTtggaacttctga